The Chitinophaga parva genomic sequence AGCTGCAGGCCTTGTAAAAGACCTTAACTGCACCAAATTCGACAGCTCTGTCGATCTGCATATCCGCTTAGGCGTTGATCCTAAGAAAGCTGACCAGGCTATCCGTGGCTCCGTTACGCTTCCGCACGGTACTGGTAAAACAAAAAGAGTGTTGGTTCTTTGCACCCCTGATAAGGAAAATGATGCAAAGGCCGCCGGCGCCGATTACGTAGGTCTGGATGAGTTTATCTCCAAGATCGAGGCTGGCTGGACCGATGTAGACGTTATCGTGGCTACGCCCGCGGTGATGCCCAAGATCGGTAAGCTGGGTAAGATCCTCGGCCCCCGTAACCTGATGCCGAACCCGAAGACAGGTACCGTTACCAACGATGTAGCTGCCGCGGTAAATGAAGTAAAGGGTGGTAAGATCACGTTCAAGGTAGACAAGGCTGGTATCATCCATGCTTCTATCGGCCGTATCTCTTTCGCTCCTGAAAAAATTGAGCAGAACTCTCAGGAACTGATCAACGCGATCATCCGCCTGAAGCCTGCCACTGCTAAGGGCACTTACCTGAAAGGCTTGTCCATGGCGAGCACCATGAGTCCGGGTATTGTAATTGACACTAAATCCGTTCAAAACTAATTGACAGTTTAGTGCAGGCATTAAACCGTTTAATTACAAAATCAAAGTCATGAACCAAGAACAGAAAAACGAAGTGATCGAACTGCTGAAAGGCAAGTTCTCTCAATATAGCAACTTCTACATCACCAACACCGAGTCCCTGAGTGTTGCACAGATCAACGACCTGCGTCGTGTGTGCTTCGACAAGCAAGTGGAAATGAAGGTGGCAAAGAACACCCTGATCCGCAAGGCCCTGGAATCCCTGGACAGCGAAAAGTACAGTGGTATTTTTGACGCCCTGCATGGTGTAACCGCCCTGATGTTCTCTGACAGCCCGAAAGAGCCTGCCGTGATCATCTCTTCTTTCCGTAAGGCGGTGGGCCCGAAAGAAACCCGCCCTGTGCTGAAAGCAGCTTTCGTGGGTGATGAAATTTACATGGGTGATAACCAGCTGGCTTCCCTGGTGGCTATCAAAACCAAGAACGAACTCATTGGCGACGTTATCGGTCTGCTGCAATCTCCTGCAAAGCGCGTTATCGCTGCCCTGCTGGAAAAAGGCAAGAAAGAAGGCGCTGCTGCAGAAGCACCTGCTGCCGAGTAAGTTCCCATTTCCAGGCCGGCAGTTTCCAGGATCTGATAATGGAAATGGTACGCTGGAAATTTCCCAACATTGGCTTCCAAGCTACACTATATTTTAGTTAAACAAATCAATTCAAAAACAACTTAAATTATCATAACAATGGCAGACGTTAAAGCTTTGGCCGAACAATTAGTAGGTCTCACCGTTAAAGAAGTACAGGAACTCGCAGACGTACTGAAATCTGAGTACGGTATTGAACCTGCTGCTGCAGCTGTAGTAGTAGCTGGCGGCGGCGACGGTGGCGCAGCTGTAGAAGAAAAAACTGCGTTCAACGTAATCCTGAAATCTGCAGGTGCTAGCAAACTGAACGTTGTGAAGGTTGTAAAAGACCTGACCGGTCTTGGTCTGAAAGAAGCTAAGGAACTGGTAGATGGTGCTCCGAAAGCCATTAAGGAAGGCGTGAGCAAAGCCGAAGCCGAAGATCTGAAAGCTAAGCTGACTGAAGCTGGTGCTGAAGTAGAAATTCAGTAATTCTTTGCATAAAAAGCATACCTCTTTATAAGGTCAAAAGTGCTTCGGCGCTTTTGGCCTTAACCCAATTGGGAGGGTGCCTTTTACGGTGGCTTGAGGGAAATGTTCCGCTGCCCGTGGAATGCGCCACCAGCAAGGCTATCAACATTTATGATGGTATTTTGGCAAAGAAAGCTTAATTTCCCCTAATTATACTTGTCATATAACAGCTAACTTCGAATATGTCTCTTAAAAAAGCCCAAACAAGCGAAAGAGTAAATTTTGGAAAGATCAAACAAATTACTGAGACACCGGATCTGTTGGCTATCCAAATCCAATCTTTCAAGGATTTCTTCCAATTAGAAACCACTCCTGATAAGCGAAATAACGAAGGCCTTTTCAAAGTGTTCAAGGAGAACTTCCCCATTACGGACACCCGTAATATCTTCAACCTGGAGTTCCTGGACTACTTTGTGGACCCGCCCCGTTATACAATCGACGAGTGTATTGAGCGTGGGTTAACGTATTCAGTTCCCCTGAAAGCGAAACTCCGCCTGAGCTGTAATGACGAGGAGCACGTTGACTTCCAGACCATCGTGCAGGATGTATTCCTTGGGAACATCCCGTACATGACCCCCCGCGGTACGTTTGTGATCAACGGCGCAGAGCGTGTGGTAGTATCTCAGCTGCATCGTTCGCCAGGTGTGTTCTTTGGCCAGTCGGTTCACCCGAACGGTACAAAGATCTATTCTGCGAGGGTAATCCCGTTCAAGGGCGCCTGGATGGAATTTGCTACGGATATCAACAACGTGATGTACGCGTACATTGACCGTAAGAAAAAGTTCCCGGTAACCACCCTGTTGCGTTCCATTGGCTACGAAACAGACAAGGACATCCTCCAGCTGTTCGGCATGGCGGATGAGGTGAAAGCCGACCGTAAAAACCTCGAAAAATACACCGGCAAGAAGCTCGCCGCACGCGTGCTGAGAAGCTGGGTGGAAGACTTCGTGGATGAAGACACCGGTGAAGTAGTGTCCATCGAGCGCAATGAAGTGATCCTGGAGCGCGACAGCATCCTGGACGCCACTAACATTGACCTTATCCTGGACATGGACGTGAAAAGCGTTTTCGTGCAGAAAGAAGAAGTGAGCGGCGATTACTCCATCATCTACAACACCCTTAATAAGGACACCTCCAACTCCGAGCTGGAAGCCGTTCAGCATATCTACCGCCAACTGCGCGGTGCGGATGCGCCGGACGATGAAACCGCCCGTGGTATCATTGATAAACTGTTCTTCTCTGACAAACGTTATGACCTCGGTGACGTGGGCCGTTATAAGATCAACCGCAAGTTGAACCTGACCACTCCCCTGGACATGAAGGTGCTCACGAAAGACGACATCATCTCCATCATTAAATACCTGGTACAACTCACCAACGGTAAAGCAGAAATCGACGATATCGATCACCTGTCCAACCGCCGTGTACGTACCGTGGGTGAACAGCTGTACGCACAGTTTGGCGTAGGGCTGGCCCGTATGGCCCGCACCATCCGCGAACGTATGAACGTACGCGACAACGAAGTATTTACGCCGGTAGACCTGATCAACGCCAGAACCCTGAGCTCCGTGATCAACTCCTTCTTCGGTACTTCCCAGCTGTCACAGTTCCTGGACCAGACCAACCCCTTGTCTGAGATCACGCACAAGCGCCGTATCTCTGCCCTGGGCCCCGGTGGCCTGAGCCGCGAGCGCGCCGGCTTTGAGGTGCGTGACGTACACTACTCCCACTACGGCCGTCTCTGTACCATTGAGACACCGGAAGGTCCGAACATCGGTCTGATCTCTACCTTGTGCGTACACGCCAAGATCAACGAGATGGGCTTC encodes the following:
- the rplL gene encoding 50S ribosomal protein L7/L12, which gives rise to MADVKALAEQLVGLTVKEVQELADVLKSEYGIEPAAAAVVVAGGGDGGAAVEEKTAFNVILKSAGASKLNVVKVVKDLTGLGLKEAKELVDGAPKAIKEGVSKAEAEDLKAKLTEAGAEVEIQ
- the rplA gene encoding 50S ribosomal protein L1, whose translation is MATKKRKVADSKVEKNKIYSLKEAAGLVKDLNCTKFDSSVDLHIRLGVDPKKADQAIRGSVTLPHGTGKTKRVLVLCTPDKENDAKAAGADYVGLDEFISKIEAGWTDVDVIVATPAVMPKIGKLGKILGPRNLMPNPKTGTVTNDVAAAVNEVKGGKITFKVDKAGIIHASIGRISFAPEKIEQNSQELINAIIRLKPATAKGTYLKGLSMASTMSPGIVIDTKSVQN
- the rplJ gene encoding 50S ribosomal protein L10, encoding MNQEQKNEVIELLKGKFSQYSNFYITNTESLSVAQINDLRRVCFDKQVEMKVAKNTLIRKALESLDSEKYSGIFDALHGVTALMFSDSPKEPAVIISSFRKAVGPKETRPVLKAAFVGDEIYMGDNQLASLVAIKTKNELIGDVIGLLQSPAKRVIAALLEKGKKEGAAAEAPAAE